A genomic region of Miscanthus floridulus cultivar M001 chromosome 3, ASM1932011v1, whole genome shotgun sequence contains the following coding sequences:
- the LOC136544640 gene encoding uncharacterized protein, whose amino-acid sequence MDGDYVPYGKSARKARAQKQTNDDHFRREVYIGVIDQISQELDNRFDEINMELLSCMSAFRPSNSFVSFDAQKLYRLAEFYPKEFSNNNLLKLELQLHNYIDDMRHDDSFKGLDNIVDLSVKLVQIKRHKVYDMVYELLKLELHLPVATTSFKLVFSAMVLVKIKLRNKMGDRSFG is encoded by the coding sequence ATGGATGGTGATTATGTTCCTTATGGAAAATCAGCAAGGAAAGCTCGTGCCCAAAAGCAAACCAATGATGACCATTTCAGAAGAGAAGTATAtattggtgtcattgatcaaataAGTCAAGAACTTGATAATCGGTTTGACGAGATTAATATGGAGTTGTTGTCTTGTATGTCGGCCTTCCGTCCTTCCAATTCATTTGTTTCTTTTGATGCACAGAAGCTATATAGACTAGCTGAGTTCTACCCAAAGGAGTTCtcaaataataatttgctcaaactTGAATTGCAGCTCcataattatattgatgacatgagacatgatgatagcttcaaaggtctagacaatattgttgatctctcagttaagcttgttCAAATAAAGAGGCACAAAGTATATGATATGGTTTATGAGCTCCTCAAATTGGAATTGCATCTACCCGTGGCAACGACAAGTTTTAAATTGGTATTTTCTGCAATGGTTTTAGTGAAAATAAAGTTAAGAAATAAGATGGGAGATAGGTCTTTtggatga